A single region of the Sorghum bicolor cultivar BTx623 chromosome 7, Sorghum_bicolor_NCBIv3, whole genome shotgun sequence genome encodes:
- the LOC8071856 gene encoding eukaryotic initiation factor 4A-I isoform X1: MKSPIAVAGSAADFSDALPSPTSPAAVPCHSSPGRHYYLAVDRTQFKMRTLLELLGVVADRRSGLPIATCVSSRDELDAVCAAVTNLSFVSMSPLYSDQAEAERASVLEKFRQETIQWNQTTKATNIAESSRLESIGSKLSIVVATDACLPQAAMAEAPLMARVLINYELPTKKEAYLRRMSTCLAADGIVINMVVGGEVATLKALEENSGLLIAEMPIHVSEIL, translated from the exons ATGAAGTCTCCGATCGCCGTCGCTGGCTCCGCCGCAGATTTTTCTGACGCTCTGCCCTCCCCGACCTCCCCTGCAGCGGTCCCATGCCATTCCAG CCCCGGCCGCCACTATTACCTCGCTGTTGACCGCACCCAGTTCAAGATG AGGACACTCTTGGAGCTCCTGGGGGTTGTCGCAGATCGCCGCAGTGGGCTGCCGATTGCAACATGTGTTTCCTCCCGTGATGAGCTTGATGCCGTCTGTGCTGCCGTCACCAACCTCTCCTTTGTGTCAATGTCACCGCTG TATAGTGATCAAGCTGAAGCAGAGCGTGCATCTGTTCTTGAGAAGTTTCGTCAAGAAACAATTCAGTGGAATCAAACTACTAAAGCTACCAATATTGCCGAAAGTTCTAGGCTTGAAAGTATTGGCTCAAAACTAAGCATTGTAGTTGCAACAGATGCTTGCTTGCCTCAGGCAGCGATGGCAGAGGCACCACTTATGGCACGGGTGCTGATAAACTATGAGCTTCCCACAAAGAAG GAAGCTTACTTAAGACGCATGTCAACATGTTTGGCAGCAG ATGGAATTGTGATTAACATGGTCGTTGGTGGCGAGGTGGCTACACTCAAGGCTTTAGAAGAGAACAGTGGTCTGCTCATTGCCGAGATGCCAATACAT GTTTCAGAGATATTATGA
- the LOC8071182 gene encoding 26S proteasome non-ATPase regulatory subunit 8 homolog A encodes MDPKMTEVTQMFARFKAAYARNDLDACVTLLSQLKVHLTKFPSLPPSFQQTPNAVEELKLARDIYEHAVVLSVKLEDQDAFERDFCQLKPYYMDTCGIIPPSPEEYPILGLNLLRLLVQNRIAEFHTELELLPVKALEHPCIKHAVELEQSFMEGAYNRVLSARQAVPHETYVYFMDLLAKTVRDEIAGCSEKGYDSLSVSDAKQMLMFNSDQDLHEYISEEHPEWEIKNGAVFFQKAKESQPCKEIPSLQLINQTLSYARELERIV; translated from the exons ATGGATCCGAAGATGACAGAGGTGACCCAGATGTTCGCCCGCTTCAAGGCGGCCTACGCCCGCAACGACCTCGACGCCTGCGTGACCCTCCTCTCGCAGCTCAAG GTCCATCTCACCAAATTCCCCAGCCTCCCGCCCTCGTTTCAGCAGACACCGAACGCTGTGGAGGAGCTCAAACTTGCAA GGGACATTTATGAACATGCTGTTGTTTTGAGTGTGAAACTTGAGGACCAAGATGCATTTGAACGCGATTTTTGCCAGCTCAAGCCTTATTACATGGATACATG TGGCATAATTCCCCCCTCACCAGAGGAGTACCCAATTTTGGGACTCAATCTTCTGAGGCTGTTGGTTCAGAATAGAATTGCCGAGTTCCACACTGAGCTGGAGCTTCTACCTGTCAAGGCACTTGAGCATCCTTGCATTAAGCATGCGGTAGAGCTTGAGCAATCCTTCATGGAGGGTGCCTACAACCGAGTGTTAAGCGCTCGGCAGGCTGTGCCACATGAGACCTATGTTTACTTCATGGACCTTCTCGCCAAAACAGTTAG AGATGAAATCGCTGGGTGCAGCGAAAAGGGGTATGATTCCCTATCTGTAAGTGATGCAAAGCAAATGCTTATGTTTAATTCTGACCAAGATCTGCACGAGTACATCTCAGAG GAGCACCCGGAATGGGAGATTAAGAACGGTGCCGTCTTCTTCCAGAAGGCGAAGGAGTCGCAGCCTTGCAAGGAGATCCCATCCTTGCAGCTCATCAACCAGACGCTCAGCTACGCGAGGGAGCTGGAGCGTATTGTATGA
- the LOC8071856 gene encoding uncharacterized protein LOC8071856 isoform X2 — protein MPCLCDIISKLRTLLELLGVVADRRSGLPIATCVSSRDELDAVCAAVTNLSFVSMSPLYSDQAEAERASVLEKFRQETIQWNQTTKATNIAESSRLESIGSKLSIVVATDACLPQAAMAEAPLMARVLINYELPTKKEAYLRRMSTCLAADGIVINMVVGGEVATLKALEENSGLLIAEMPIHVSEIL, from the exons ATGCCTTGTCTCTGTGATATAATAAGCAAATTG AGGACACTCTTGGAGCTCCTGGGGGTTGTCGCAGATCGCCGCAGTGGGCTGCCGATTGCAACATGTGTTTCCTCCCGTGATGAGCTTGATGCCGTCTGTGCTGCCGTCACCAACCTCTCCTTTGTGTCAATGTCACCGCTG TATAGTGATCAAGCTGAAGCAGAGCGTGCATCTGTTCTTGAGAAGTTTCGTCAAGAAACAATTCAGTGGAATCAAACTACTAAAGCTACCAATATTGCCGAAAGTTCTAGGCTTGAAAGTATTGGCTCAAAACTAAGCATTGTAGTTGCAACAGATGCTTGCTTGCCTCAGGCAGCGATGGCAGAGGCACCACTTATGGCACGGGTGCTGATAAACTATGAGCTTCCCACAAAGAAG GAAGCTTACTTAAGACGCATGTCAACATGTTTGGCAGCAG ATGGAATTGTGATTAACATGGTCGTTGGTGGCGAGGTGGCTACACTCAAGGCTTTAGAAGAGAACAGTGGTCTGCTCATTGCCGAGATGCCAATACAT GTTTCAGAGATATTATGA